In Flavobacterium okayamense, a single window of DNA contains:
- the lpxA gene encoding acyl-ACP--UDP-N-acetylglucosamine O-acyltransferase has translation MNQPLAYVHPGAKIARNVVIDPFTTIHNNVEIGEGTWIGSNVTIMEGARIGKNCNIFPGAVIAAVPQDLKFGGEDSLAVIGDGTTIRECVTINRGTVASGQTVIGKNCLIMATAHIAHDCHIGDNAIIVNGVALAGHVEVGNFAIIGGLAAVHQFIHIGDHAMISGGSLVRKDVPPFTKAAKEPLSYVGINSVGLRRRGFSTEKIREIQDIYRILYQKNYNTSQALSIIEAEMEATPERDEIVQFIKGSSRGIMKGYSGIY, from the coding sequence ATGAATCAACCGTTAGCATATGTACATCCAGGAGCAAAAATTGCTCGTAATGTAGTTATTGATCCTTTTACAACGATTCACAACAATGTAGAAATAGGTGAAGGAACTTGGATAGGTTCAAACGTAACCATTATGGAAGGAGCAAGAATAGGTAAAAACTGTAATATTTTTCCTGGAGCTGTAATAGCTGCAGTCCCACAAGATTTAAAATTTGGTGGAGAAGATTCACTTGCAGTAATTGGTGATGGAACTACTATTCGTGAATGTGTTACTATTAATAGAGGAACAGTTGCATCAGGTCAAACCGTAATTGGTAAAAACTGTTTAATTATGGCAACTGCACATATTGCTCATGATTGTCATATTGGAGATAATGCTATTATTGTAAATGGTGTTGCTTTAGCAGGACATGTTGAGGTTGGAAATTTTGCAATTATTGGAGGTTTAGCAGCTGTACACCAATTTATTCATATTGGAGACCATGCTATGATATCTGGAGGTTCTTTAGTGCGTAAAGATGTGCCTCCGTTCACTAAAGCTGCAAAAGAGCCTTTGTCTTATGTTGGAATTAACTCTGTAGGATTAAGGCGTAGAGGTTTTTCAACTGAAAAAATTAGAGAAATTCAAGACATTTACAGAATTTTATATCAAAAAAATTATAATACTTCACAAGCTTTAAGTATCATCGAAGCTGAAATGGAGGCAACTCCAGAACGAGATGAGATTGTTCAATTCATCAAAGGTTCATCAAGAGGTATAATGAAAGGATACTCAGGAATATATTAA
- the efp gene encoding elongation factor P, whose product MANTSDIKNGLCIKYNHDIYKIIEFLHVKPGKGPAFVRTKLKSLTNGKVLDNTFSAGHKIDVVRVETHTFQYLYAEGQDFHFMNTETFEQITLNRDVLDAPDLLKEGENVMVQINTETDLPLSVDMAASVILEVTYTEPGVKGNTATNATKPATVETGATVNVPLFINEGDKIKIDTATGKYMERV is encoded by the coding sequence ATGGCAAATACATCAGATATTAAGAACGGTCTTTGTATTAAATACAATCATGATATCTATAAAATTATTGAATTTTTACACGTAAAACCAGGAAAAGGACCTGCATTCGTTAGAACAAAACTTAAATCACTTACAAATGGTAAAGTTTTAGATAACACCTTTTCTGCGGGACATAAAATTGATGTAGTTCGTGTAGAAACGCATACTTTTCAATATTTATATGCAGAAGGTCAAGATTTTCACTTTATGAATACTGAAACTTTCGAACAAATCACATTAAATAGAGATGTATTAGATGCTCCAGATTTGTTGAAAGAAGGAGAAAATGTAATGGTTCAGATAAATACAGAAACTGATTTACCTTTATCTGTTGATATGGCCGCTTCAGTTATTTTAGAAGTTACATATACAGAACCTGGTGTGAAAGGAAATACAGCTACAAATGCTACAAAACCAGCAACTGTAGAAACTGGAGCAACAGTTAACGTGCCTTTATTTATTAATGAGGGTGATAAAATTAAAATTGATACTGCTACCGGTAAATACATGGAGCGTGTTTAA
- a CDS encoding UDP-3-O-(3-hydroxymyristoyl)glucosamine N-acyltransferase produces MKFFKEHTLSEIASIIDCKFLGDANFPVLGMNEIHVVEPGDIVFVDHPKYYDKALQSAATIVIINKEVDCPEGKALLISDDPFRDFNKLTKHFKPFTASNSSISATAVIGKSSIIQPNCFIGHNVTIGENCIIHANVTIYDNTVIGNNVVIQSGTILGADAFYYKKRPEGFDQLLSGGRVIIEDNVGLGALCTIDKGVTGDTTIGEGTKIDNQVHVGHDTIIGKKCLIAAQTGIAGCVVIEDEVTLWGQVGTTSGITIGAKSVILGQTGVTKSVEGNKTYFGTPIEESREKLKQLANIKKIPDIIEKLKS; encoded by the coding sequence ATGAAGTTTTTTAAAGAACATACATTAAGTGAAATTGCATCTATAATAGATTGTAAGTTTTTAGGAGATGCAAATTTTCCAGTTCTGGGAATGAATGAAATTCATGTTGTAGAACCGGGCGATATCGTTTTTGTAGATCATCCTAAGTACTACGATAAAGCCCTTCAGTCTGCTGCTACAATTGTTATAATTAACAAAGAAGTAGATTGCCCTGAAGGAAAAGCTTTATTAATTTCAGATGATCCATTTAGGGATTTTAATAAGCTTACAAAACATTTTAAACCTTTTACGGCTTCAAATTCTTCAATATCTGCAACTGCAGTAATTGGTAAGTCTTCAATAATTCAACCAAATTGTTTTATCGGACATAATGTTACAATTGGAGAGAATTGTATTATTCATGCTAATGTTACCATTTATGATAATACGGTTATTGGTAATAATGTAGTTATCCAATCAGGAACAATTTTAGGTGCTGATGCTTTTTATTATAAGAAGCGTCCTGAGGGTTTTGATCAATTATTATCAGGGGGTAGAGTAATTATTGAAGACAATGTGGGTTTAGGAGCACTCTGTACAATTGATAAAGGTGTTACTGGAGATACAACTATAGGTGAAGGCACCAAAATTGATAACCAAGTGCATGTTGGTCACGATACTATTATCGGAAAAAAATGTTTAATTGCTGCTCAAACGGGTATTGCTGGTTGTGTTGTAATTGAAGATGAGGTTACACTTTGGGGACAAGTTGGTACAACTAGTGGTATTACAATTGGTGCAAAATCAGTTATTCTTGGACAAACGGGAGTTACAAAATCGGTAGAAGGAAATAAAACATATTTTGGAACGCCGATAGAGGAATCTCGTGAGAAGTTGAAACAACTGGCAAACATTAAAAAAATTCCAGATATAATTGAAAAATTAAAATCCTAA
- a CDS encoding nuclear transport factor 2 family protein: MSLESIVEKLYLEDGLRNRDFLNSLLDEDFKLEWDSSVGSKIMTKAEILEMADELKANYEVSKVSILDVVHNDTKLVVHYLHHVSTIENPKELITIAKVVVIWEFRNNKILNGYQISKAG, translated from the coding sequence ATGAGTTTAGAAAGTATAGTTGAAAAACTTTATCTAGAGGATGGATTAAGAAATAGAGATTTTTTAAATTCGCTTTTAGATGAAGATTTTAAATTAGAATGGGACAGTTCGGTTGGTTCTAAAATTATGACTAAAGCAGAAATTTTAGAAATGGCAGATGAGCTTAAAGCTAATTATGAAGTTTCAAAAGTTTCTATTTTAGATGTTGTACATAATGATACTAAGTTGGTAGTTCATTATTTACATCATGTTTCGACTATAGAAAATCCAAAAGAGCTAATTACTATTGCAAAAGTAGTCGTTATTTGGGAGTTCCGAAACAATAAAATTTTAAACGGATATCAAATTAGCAAAGCTGGATAA
- the sucD gene encoding succinate--CoA ligase subunit alpha: MSVLVNKNSKIIVQGFTGSEGTFHASQMIEYGSNVVGGVTPGKGGSMHLDRPVFNTVQEAVEKAGADTSIIFVPPAFAADAIMEAAEAGIKVIICITEGIPVADMIKAYDYIKGKDCRLVGPNCPGVITPEEAKVGIMPGFVFKKGKVGIVSKSGTLTYEAADQVVRQGFGITTAIGIGGDPIIGTTTKEAVELLMNDPETECIIMIGEIGGQLEADAAKWIKADGNRKPVVGFIAGETAPKGRTMGHAGAIVGGADDTAEAKKRIMREHGIHVVDSPAEIGKKVKEVIG, encoded by the coding sequence ATGAGCGTTTTAGTTAATAAAAATTCAAAAATAATTGTTCAAGGATTTACTGGAAGTGAAGGAACTTTTCACGCTTCTCAAATGATTGAATACGGTTCAAATGTTGTAGGTGGAGTAACTCCAGGTAAAGGAGGCTCAATGCATTTAGATAGACCAGTTTTCAATACAGTACAAGAGGCAGTTGAAAAAGCTGGAGCAGATACTTCAATTATTTTTGTTCCGCCTGCATTTGCTGCAGATGCAATTATGGAAGCTGCAGAAGCTGGAATTAAAGTAATTATTTGTATTACTGAAGGAATTCCTGTAGCGGATATGATTAAAGCTTACGATTATATTAAAGGTAAAGATTGCCGTTTAGTTGGTCCTAACTGTCCTGGTGTAATTACTCCAGAAGAAGCTAAAGTTGGTATTATGCCAGGTTTTGTTTTCAAAAAAGGAAAAGTTGGTATTGTGTCTAAATCAGGTACTTTAACTTATGAGGCAGCTGATCAAGTAGTGCGTCAAGGTTTTGGTATTACAACTGCTATCGGAATTGGTGGTGACCCAATTATTGGAACTACAACTAAAGAAGCTGTTGAATTATTAATGAATGATCCAGAAACTGAGTGTATCATTATGATTGGTGAAATTGGTGGTCAATTAGAAGCTGATGCTGCTAAATGGATTAAAGCTGATGGTAATCGTAAACCAGTAGTAGGTTTCATCGCTGGTGAAACTGCTCCTAAAGGTCGTACAATGGGTCACGCTGGTGCAATTGTTGGTGGTGCTGATGATACAGCAGAAGCTAAAAAACGCATCATGAGAGAACACGGAATTCACGTAGTAGATTCACCTGCTGAAATTGGTAAAAAAGTAAAAGAAGTTATTGGTTAA
- a CDS encoding cytochrome-c peroxidase, with the protein MRIFILSLIVVMLTSCNDNTSSSYDYYAIENTFGNNLHLSSPLNYANQNVPNYITKDNGTNNPINDKIATLGRVLFYDTNLSSNNTTSCATCHKQESAFSDTEIASSGANGTTGRHSMRLINNRFSDEVKYFWNERANSLEEQSTMPIKDHGEMGFSGENGDPSFTDLLTKLGAIDYYNELFNYAYGTNEITEVKIQTALAQFVRSIQSFDSKYDAGRILAPNDGAPFTNFTAEENQGKQLFLAPPQFDGTGSRTGGGLGCAGCHRAPEFDIDPLSLNNGIIGVIGSTTTIDVNNTKAPSLRDLISPTGNSNGPFMHTGNLSTLQATVNHYNSINVAPGNTNLDPRLTPGGNPQQLNLTLNEVNAVVAFLNTLTGSDVYTNEKWSNPFPN; encoded by the coding sequence ATGAGAATATTTATTTTATCATTGATTGTTGTTATGCTAACATCTTGTAACGACAACACTAGTAGTTCATATGATTACTATGCAATCGAAAATACATTTGGTAATAACTTACATTTAAGTAGTCCTCTAAATTATGCTAATCAAAATGTACCTAATTACATTACCAAAGATAACGGAACTAATAATCCTATAAATGACAAAATTGCAACTCTTGGTAGGGTTTTATTTTATGATACAAATTTATCTTCAAACAACACTACATCTTGCGCTACTTGTCATAAACAAGAAAGTGCATTTAGTGATACTGAAATAGCTAGTTCTGGAGCTAATGGAACTACAGGAAGACATTCCATGCGACTAATCAACAATAGGTTTTCTGATGAAGTAAAATATTTTTGGAATGAAAGAGCTAACTCTCTTGAAGAACAAAGTACAATGCCTATTAAAGATCATGGAGAAATGGGATTTAGTGGTGAAAATGGAGATCCTTCGTTTACAGATTTACTTACTAAATTAGGTGCAATAGATTATTATAATGAATTATTTAATTATGCATATGGAACTAATGAAATTACTGAAGTAAAAATTCAAACTGCTTTAGCACAATTTGTTAGAAGTATTCAGTCATTTGATTCTAAATACGATGCAGGAAGAATCTTAGCTCCTAATGATGGAGCTCCTTTTACAAATTTTACTGCAGAAGAAAATCAGGGAAAACAATTATTTTTAGCTCCTCCACAATTTGATGGAACGGGTTCGAGAACTGGAGGTGGATTAGGTTGTGCAGGTTGTCATAGAGCACCAGAATTTGATATTGACCCATTATCACTAAACAATGGAATTATTGGAGTCATAGGTTCTACAACAACAATTGATGTAAACAATACAAAAGCACCTAGTTTGAGAGATTTAATTTCACCAACAGGAAATTCAAATGGTCCATTTATGCATACTGGAAATCTTTCTACATTACAAGCTACAGTAAATCATTACAATTCAATAAATGTTGCCCCAGGAAATACAAACTTAGACCCTAGATTAACACCAGGTGGAAATCCACAACAATTAAATTTAACACTAAACGAAGTAAATGCAGTTGTAGCATTTTTAAATACACTAACGGGAAGTGATGTTTACACTAATGAAAAATGGAGCAATCCCTTTCCAAACTAA
- the fabG gene encoding 3-oxoacyl-[acyl-carrier-protein] reductase, whose protein sequence is MKLLEGKVAIITGASRGIGKGIAEIFAKNGANVAFTYSSSASSAEELEKELTALGVKAKGYKSNAADFNEAEKLVNDVLADFGTVDVLINNAGITKDNLLMRMSEEDFDAVIDINLKSVFNMTKAVQRTMLKNRAGSIINMSSVVGVKGNAGQANYAASKAGMIGFTKSIALELGSRNIRCNAIAPGFIETEMTAKLNEDVVKGWREGIPLKRGGSPEDVANVCVFLASDMSAYVTGQVINVDGGMLT, encoded by the coding sequence ATGAAATTATTAGAAGGAAAAGTTGCAATTATTACTGGAGCAAGTAGAGGTATTGGTAAAGGTATTGCTGAAATATTCGCAAAAAATGGAGCAAATGTTGCTTTTACATATAGTTCTTCTGCTTCATCAGCTGAAGAATTAGAAAAAGAGTTAACGGCTCTAGGTGTAAAAGCAAAAGGTTATAAATCAAACGCTGCTGATTTTAATGAAGCTGAAAAATTAGTAAACGATGTTTTGGCTGATTTCGGAACGGTAGATGTTTTAATAAATAATGCTGGAATTACTAAAGATAATTTGTTAATGAGAATGTCTGAAGAAGATTTTGATGCGGTTATTGATATCAATTTAAAATCGGTTTTCAATATGACTAAAGCGGTGCAAAGAACTATGTTAAAAAACAGAGCTGGTTCTATAATTAATATGAGTAGTGTTGTTGGTGTCAAAGGAAATGCTGGACAAGCAAATTATGCAGCATCTAAAGCTGGTATGATTGGTTTTACTAAATCAATTGCTTTAGAGTTAGGTTCTCGTAATATTCGTTGTAATGCTATTGCTCCAGGTTTCATCGAAACTGAAATGACAGCTAAATTAAATGAAGATGTGGTTAAAGGATGGAGAGAAGGTATTCCATTAAAAAGAGGAGGATCACCTGAAGATGTGGCAAATGTATGTGTGTTCTTAGCTTCAGATATGAGTGCTTATGTTACAGGACAAGTAATTAATGTTGACGGTGGAATGTTAACATAA
- a CDS encoding LTA synthase family protein, translating to MKKNSGRYLLTFKFIIGFLTISLVIRFAFLFWQISDIKLTLLSFLRIIATGFFFDIGVLSFILLFINFYTLILPNKYVGSYFDKLIVYTGFFLITTVLVFTFFAEITFWEEFHCRFNFVAVDYLIYTYEVVQNINESYPLIILIPSIFFIVFLIFISLKRTNTFKVIFNSKSLLSTKLIFFFTTVFLALFYGLYIKNNQAELSSNRYENEISKAGIYSFFSELKNNKLDFKTFYQNIDDNKAFAILKDKLQNENTIFIPQDSLSIKRNIVDTLEERKPNVIFILMESMSADFMKTFGNHNDITPFLDSIANNSLFFENLYATGNRTVRGMEAVTLSISPTPGQSIVKRPNNSNLYTIGSVFREKNYTCNFFYGGDGYFDNMNSFYGGNGFNIFDRGRGSILSDDIKTKRTNINDEEVTHENAWGICDEDIYNKMIIEADRCYKNKERFFNFIMTTSNHRPYTYPSGKIDIPSGTSRNGAVKYSDFALSQLLEKAKKKPWFENTVFVLIADHCASSAGKDEINVKNYHIPAFIFGANVKSKKTPVLCSQIDIFPTLFSQLNWNYESNFFGQNVLNKEYEPRALIATYLKLGLLKKNNSLCILSNKKECNQYKWDNKTNELVKVNSNSILNQETIAWYQVADYLYKNNKLN from the coding sequence ATGAAGAAGAATTCTGGAAGATATTTATTAACTTTTAAGTTTATCATTGGTTTTTTAACAATTTCATTAGTAATAAGGTTTGCTTTTTTATTTTGGCAAATTTCAGATATAAAACTAACCTTATTAAGTTTTTTACGAATTATTGCAACAGGTTTCTTTTTTGATATTGGCGTATTGTCGTTTATCTTACTTTTTATTAATTTTTATACATTAATTCTTCCAAATAAATACGTTGGTTCTTATTTCGATAAATTAATAGTTTATACTGGCTTTTTCTTAATTACAACAGTTTTAGTATTTACTTTTTTTGCCGAGATAACTTTCTGGGAAGAATTTCATTGTAGGTTTAATTTTGTTGCGGTTGATTATTTGATTTATACTTATGAAGTTGTACAAAATATAAATGAATCTTATCCATTAATTATCTTAATTCCATCAATATTTTTTATTGTTTTTTTAATTTTTATATCTCTAAAAAGAACAAACACTTTTAAAGTAATATTTAATTCAAAAAGTTTACTATCTACTAAATTAATTTTCTTTTTTACAACTGTTTTTTTAGCATTATTTTATGGTCTATATATAAAAAACAACCAAGCTGAGTTATCATCAAATCGATATGAAAATGAAATTTCAAAAGCTGGGATTTATTCGTTTTTTTCAGAATTGAAGAATAATAAGCTTGATTTTAAAACATTCTATCAAAATATTGATGATAACAAAGCTTTTGCAATATTAAAGGATAAGTTGCAAAATGAAAATACAATTTTTATTCCTCAAGATTCTTTATCTATAAAACGTAACATAGTGGATACTTTAGAAGAAAGGAAGCCAAATGTAATTTTTATTTTGATGGAGAGTATGAGTGCTGATTTTATGAAAACATTTGGTAATCATAATGATATAACACCTTTTTTAGATAGTATTGCTAACAATAGTTTGTTTTTTGAAAATTTATATGCAACCGGAAATAGAACAGTAAGAGGAATGGAAGCCGTTACTTTGTCTATTTCTCCTACACCAGGTCAAAGTATTGTTAAGAGGCCAAATAATTCAAATTTATATACGATAGGTTCAGTTTTTAGAGAGAAAAATTATACATGTAATTTCTTTTACGGAGGTGATGGATATTTTGATAATATGAATTCTTTTTATGGCGGAAATGGATTTAATATTTTTGATAGAGGTAGAGGAAGTATTTTATCTGATGATATAAAAACAAAAAGAACTAATATTAATGATGAAGAAGTTACACATGAAAATGCTTGGGGAATTTGTGATGAAGATATTTATAACAAAATGATAATCGAAGCAGATAGATGTTATAAAAATAAAGAACGTTTTTTTAATTTTATCATGACAACATCTAATCATAGGCCTTATACATATCCTAGCGGGAAAATAGATATTCCTTCTGGAACTTCACGAAATGGTGCTGTAAAATACAGTGATTTTGCACTTTCTCAACTACTAGAAAAAGCAAAGAAAAAGCCTTGGTTTGAAAATACTGTTTTTGTTTTAATTGCAGATCATTGTGCTAGTAGTGCGGGGAAGGATGAAATTAATGTTAAAAATTACCATATTCCAGCTTTTATTTTTGGTGCCAATGTAAAATCAAAAAAAACACCTGTTTTATGTAGTCAAATAGATATTTTCCCAACATTATTTTCTCAATTAAATTGGAATTATGAATCAAATTTCTTCGGGCAAAATGTTTTAAATAAAGAATATGAACCAAGAGCTTTGATTGCTACTTATCTAAAATTAGGATTATTGAAAAAGAATAATTCATTATGTATACTTTCAAACAAGAAAGAATGTAACCAATATAAATGGGATAATAAAACAAATGAACTAGTAAAAGTAAATAGCAATTCTATACTTAATCAAGAAACTATTGCATGGTATCAAGTTGCCGACTATCTTTATAAGAATAATAAATTAAATTAA
- a CDS encoding thioredoxin family protein — MKKFLILIVLFLSSLGFSQDWKYNFEDAKKIATEEGKNIVMIFSGSDWCAPCMRLEKNIWQSEEFKNESAEKWVLLKLNFPRKKANQLSQEQTNHNRALAEKYNKEGSFPLVIIMQSDGKILGKLGFKNVDPKEYISLMEAFEK; from the coding sequence ATGAAAAAGTTTTTAATTTTAATAGTATTGTTTCTAAGTTCACTTGGATTTTCACAAGATTGGAAATATAATTTTGAGGATGCTAAGAAAATTGCTACAGAGGAAGGAAAGAATATAGTGATGATTTTTTCTGGATCTGATTGGTGTGCACCTTGTATGCGATTAGAAAAAAATATTTGGCAATCTGAAGAATTTAAAAATGAATCTGCAGAAAAGTGGGTTTTATTAAAACTAAATTTCCCTAGAAAAAAAGCAAACCAACTTTCCCAAGAACAAACAAATCACAATAGAGCTTTAGCAGAAAAATATAATAAAGAAGGTAGTTTTCCTTTAGTGATTATTATGCAATCGGATGGTAAAATTTTAGGAAAACTAGGTTTTAAAAATGTAGATCCTAAAGAGTATATTTCTTTAATGGAAGCTTTTGAAAAATAA
- a CDS encoding FAD:protein FMN transferase, which translates to MKNYFLLLLLLSTFSFGQIVHKKKASLLGSPFEVTVIAKDSVEGESFCNKAIEEVKRIENLISDWIPATEISNVNKYAGVKPIIVKKEVFDLVERSLQISRLTDGAFDISYASMDRIWNFDGSMKKMPTPEEIKASVSKVGYQNVILDKENSTIFLKNKGMKLGLGGIGQGYIADKIKELLQSKGCVGGVINVSGDINTWGYQLDGTPWTVAIVNPMNKSKVFATFPLIDSAVETSGSYEKFVVFNGKRYSHIIDPRTGYPASGLVSVSVFAKKTELADALATSIFVMGKDVGLDFINQLPGIECILVDDKGEVFTSKNIDIKKYQN; encoded by the coding sequence ATGAAAAATTACTTTTTGCTTTTATTATTACTTTCTACTTTTTCTTTTGGACAAATTGTTCATAAGAAAAAGGCTAGCTTGTTAGGAAGTCCTTTCGAGGTTACAGTAATAGCAAAAGATTCTGTAGAAGGTGAATCATTCTGTAATAAGGCAATAGAAGAAGTTAAACGTATAGAAAATTTAATTTCCGATTGGATTCCCGCAACTGAAATTTCAAATGTAAATAAGTATGCAGGAGTAAAACCTATTATAGTTAAAAAAGAAGTTTTTGATTTAGTAGAGCGTTCTCTCCAAATCTCAAGGTTAACAGACGGTGCTTTTGACATCAGTTACGCATCAATGGATAGAATTTGGAATTTTGATGGTTCAATGAAAAAAATGCCTACTCCTGAAGAAATTAAAGCTTCAGTTAGTAAGGTAGGCTATCAAAACGTAATTTTAGACAAAGAAAATTCAACCATTTTTTTAAAAAATAAAGGAATGAAACTTGGGCTAGGAGGAATAGGTCAAGGATATATTGCAGACAAGATTAAAGAGTTATTACAAAGCAAAGGGTGTGTTGGAGGAGTTATAAATGTTTCAGGAGACATAAATACATGGGGTTATCAATTAGATGGAACCCCTTGGACAGTTGCAATTGTTAATCCAATGAATAAATCAAAAGTTTTTGCAACTTTCCCTTTAATAGATAGTGCTGTAGAAACATCGGGTAGTTACGAGAAGTTTGTAGTTTTTAATGGAAAACGATATTCACATATTATCGATCCTAGAACAGGATATCCAGCTAGTGGTTTAGTTAGTGTTTCTGTGTTTGCAAAAAAAACTGAGTTGGCTGATGCTTTAGCAACTTCAATTTTTGTTATGGGAAAGGATGTAGGGTTAGATTTTATTAATCAGCTTCCTGGAATTGAATGTATTCTAGTAGATGATAAAGGTGAAGTTTTTACTTCAAAAAATATAGATATTAAGAAATACCAAAATTAG
- a CDS encoding DUF4266 domain-containing protein → MKSLGIIVLLLFALQSCNTVKEYDKQYINDPDMKLSAKQVERFETNFQVYREAAAGANGGKTGGGCGCN, encoded by the coding sequence ATGAAGAGTTTAGGAATAATAGTATTGTTACTATTTGCTTTGCAATCTTGTAACACTGTTAAAGAGTACGACAAGCAATATATTAATGATCCGGATATGAAGCTTTCTGCAAAACAAGTAGAAAGATTTGAAACAAATTTTCAAGTATATAGAGAAGCAGCTGCTGGTGCAAATGGTGGAAAAACTGGCGGTGGTTGCGGCTGTAATTAA
- a CDS encoding DUF3570 domain-containing protein, with protein MKFKFFILLFFVAFFTQAQESDSTDVAYKKRVLESTEIDFLASYYKQDGIHSAVAGGNGMEDLTDITPTIVVSVPLNEDDVLTADAGISAYSSASSGNINPFDSATPSPWQASSGASAQDVLTTLVVNYSHSSDDRNTVWNAHLSGSVEYDYSSIGFGGGLTKLFNDKNTEVNISANVYLDTWSPIYPKELQDYADNGLGGGIFNNFSISSTSLTPYNPSSFKFHDQKNRNSYSLSFSFSQVLTKKVQFSIFADVLQQQGLLSTPYQRVYFADKNDYFINEFQLADDIERLPDSRFKIPLGTRWNFYLNERFAIRTYFRYYWDNWGIDSQTASLEIPIKLSTRFTVYPMYRYYTQNQSKYFAPFEKHLSTEEYYTSDYDLSTFNANQYGLGINYTDIFMGSKIWKFGLKNIDLRFNHYSRSDGLNANIISFGIKFVQQ; from the coding sequence ATGAAATTTAAATTTTTTATACTTCTATTCTTTGTAGCTTTTTTTACTCAAGCTCAAGAATCCGATTCAACAGATGTTGCCTATAAAAAACGTGTATTGGAAAGTACCGAAATAGATTTTCTAGCCAGTTATTATAAACAAGATGGTATTCATTCTGCAGTTGCTGGAGGTAATGGAATGGAAGATCTAACAGACATAACACCTACAATTGTTGTTTCAGTTCCGCTTAATGAAGATGATGTATTAACGGCTGATGCTGGAATTTCAGCATACTCATCTGCTTCTTCTGGTAATATTAATCCGTTTGATAGTGCTACACCTAGTCCATGGCAGGCAAGTTCAGGAGCTTCAGCACAAGATGTTTTAACTACTTTAGTTGTAAATTATAGTCATAGTTCTGATGATAGAAATACAGTTTGGAATGCTCATCTTTCAGGTTCGGTTGAATATGATTATTCATCTATAGGTTTTGGAGGTGGATTAACTAAATTGTTTAATGATAAAAATACAGAAGTAAATATTTCAGCAAATGTTTATTTAGATACTTGGAGTCCAATTTATCCAAAGGAATTACAAGATTATGCCGATAATGGCTTAGGTGGAGGAATTTTTAATAATTTTTCAATTTCATCAACTTCATTAACACCTTATAATCCTTCAAGTTTTAAATTTCACGATCAAAAAAATAGAAATTCATATTCATTATCATTTAGTTTTAGTCAAGTATTAACTAAGAAAGTTCAATTTTCAATTTTTGCAGATGTTTTACAACAGCAAGGACTTTTATCTACACCTTATCAAAGAGTATATTTTGCAGATAAAAATGATTATTTTATAAATGAATTTCAACTCGCAGATGATATAGAACGCTTACCTGATAGTCGTTTTAAAATTCCTTTGGGAACAAGATGGAATTTTTATTTAAACGAACGATTTGCAATAAGAACTTATTTTAGATATTATTGGGACAATTGGGGAATAGATTCGCAAACCGCAAGTTTAGAAATACCAATTAAATTATCGACTAGGTTTACAGTTTATCCAATGTATCGCTATTATACACAAAATCAATCTAAGTATTTTGCGCCATTTGAAAAACATTTGTCAACAGAGGAATATTATACTTCAGATTATGATTTATCAACATTTAATGCTAATCAATATGGATTAGGTATAAATTATACTGACATCTTTATGGGAAGTAAAATTTGGAAATTTGGATTGAAAAATATCGATTTAAGATTTAATCATTATAGCAGAAGTGATGGTTTAAATGCTAATATAATATCCTTCGGAATTAAATTTGTACAGCAATAA